Proteins from a single region of Candidatus Omnitrophota bacterium:
- the rsxC gene encoding electron transport complex subunit RsxC produces the protein MSVYKNLKTFPVGGIHPEDHKLSAAKAIEFLKIPDIISIPVSQHLGAPAKPIVQINDRVKVGQVIAESGGYVSTNIHASASGIVSKIDNVMDASGYKRLAITIKVEGDDWFEGIELSPDIKKEIILSKEEIIAKLQKDGIVGLGGATFPIHVKLTPPKGKIADILLINGVECEPFLTSDHRLMIEKGEEILIGTQIIMQALGVSESLVGIESNKPDAIEHLSKLAKNYNGICIVPLKVQYPQGAEKQLIEALTSRQVPIGGLPIDVGVVVQNVGTAFAVYESIQKNKPLVERVVTVTGKNVQNPSNFLVRFGVPISNLIEAAGGLPNETGKIISGGPMMGKALNTPDVPVTKGTSGILLISEAESKRGEVLNCIRCAKCVGHCPLGLEPYLLMSLVEKGFYDQAQQEQILNCCECGSCAFTCPADRPLLDYIRLGKSIINQRLREKSPK, from the coding sequence ATGAGCGTGTATAAAAATTTAAAAACATTTCCAGTGGGCGGAATTCATCCCGAAGATCATAAACTTTCTGCGGCTAAGGCGATTGAATTTTTAAAGATTCCTGATATTATTTCGATTCCTGTTTCTCAGCATTTGGGTGCACCAGCAAAACCAATTGTTCAGATTAATGATCGCGTTAAAGTCGGTCAGGTTATTGCTGAAAGCGGTGGATATGTTTCAACGAATATTCATGCAAGCGCGTCTGGTATTGTGTCAAAAATTGATAATGTTATGGATGCAAGTGGATATAAAAGATTAGCGATTACGATAAAAGTTGAGGGCGATGATTGGTTTGAAGGTATTGAGTTAAGTCCAGATATTAAAAAAGAAATTATTCTTTCTAAGGAAGAAATTATTGCGAAACTTCAAAAAGATGGCATCGTTGGATTGGGTGGAGCAACGTTTCCTATCCATGTTAAATTAACGCCGCCGAAGGGAAAGATAGCTGACATTCTTTTAATTAACGGTGTTGAGTGTGAGCCTTTTTTGACATCAGATCATCGTTTGATGATCGAGAAAGGCGAAGAGATTCTAATTGGAACGCAAATTATTATGCAAGCTCTTGGCGTATCAGAATCATTAGTCGGTATTGAGTCAAATAAACCTGATGCGATCGAACATCTTTCAAAACTTGCAAAGAATTATAACGGAATTTGTATCGTGCCTTTAAAGGTACAATATCCGCAAGGCGCAGAAAAGCAATTAATTGAAGCTTTGACTTCTCGTCAAGTTCCCATTGGAGGACTTCCAATTGATGTTGGCGTTGTTGTTCAAAATGTTGGAACAGCTTTTGCTGTTTACGAATCAATCCAAAAAAATAAACCTTTGGTTGAGCGCGTTGTTACAGTGACAGGAAAAAATGTTCAGAATCCATCTAATTTTCTTGTTCGCTTTGGCGTCCCTATTTCAAATTTGATTGAAGCAGCAGGGGGGCTTCCAAATGAAACCGGTAAAATTATTAGCGGTGGGCCAATGATGGGAAAAGCACTAAATACACCCGATGTTCCTGTTACCAAGGGAACATCAGGAATTTTGCTGATTTCAGAAGCTGAATCAAAAAGGGGGGAAGTTTTAAACTGTATCCGTTGCGCAAAATGTGTTGGACATTGTCCTCTAGGATTAGAGCCTTATTTGCTTATGAGTTTAGTTGAGAAAGGATTTTATGATCAAGCGCAACAAGAACAAATTCTAAATTGTTGCGAGTGTGGAAGCTGTGCTTTTACGTGTCCAGCAGATAGGCCTTTACTAGATTATATTCGTCTTGGAAAATCAATCATTAATCAACGTTTGCGCGAGAAGAGTCCGAAATGA
- a CDS encoding RnfABCDGE type electron transport complex subunit B has translation MNSIILYTITSLCSISILAGVILYYIAKKFKVVEDPRIDEVNEVLPGVNCGGCGYAGCRNFAEACVKAKDLDTLFCPVGGNKCMNEVAKVLGIEVVEKEAMVAVVRCNGSYQNRPRTSIYDGTTWCKIVHNLYVGETGCSFGCLGLGDCVKSCKFDAISIDEVTGLPVVDEKKCVACGACVKACPRLLIELRLKGKANRRIFVSCSNTEKGGIARKNCVAACIGCGKCVKVCPFGAIEMRENLAYIDYKKCKLCRKCVTECPTKAIHEINFPPKLSNPKLADEIKVKEIKS, from the coding sequence ATGAATTCTATCATTCTTTATACTATTACATCGCTTTGCTCTATTAGTATCCTCGCTGGTGTGATTCTTTATTATATTGCTAAGAAATTCAAAGTTGTTGAAGATCCTCGAATTGATGAGGTTAACGAAGTTTTGCCTGGAGTTAATTGCGGTGGTTGCGGTTATGCAGGGTGTCGAAATTTTGCAGAGGCTTGTGTGAAAGCAAAGGACTTGGATACCTTATTTTGTCCTGTTGGTGGAAATAAATGCATGAATGAGGTTGCAAAAGTTCTTGGTATTGAAGTGGTCGAGAAAGAGGCTATGGTTGCTGTGGTTCGCTGTAATGGATCCTATCAAAACAGACCTCGAACAAGCATTTATGATGGAACAACTTGGTGTAAAATTGTTCATAATTTATATGTAGGCGAAACTGGATGTTCCTTCGGGTGCTTGGGTTTAGGAGATTGTGTTAAGTCTTGTAAATTTGATGCTATTTCTATCGATGAAGTAACAGGACTCCCTGTTGTTGATGAGAAAAAATGTGTTGCTTGTGGCGCTTGCGTTAAAGCTTGTCCGAGACTGCTTATTGAGTTGCGCTTAAAAGGAAAAGCGAATCGACGCATTTTTGTGAGTTGTTCAAATACAGAAAAAGGTGGCATTGCTCGAAAAAATTGTGTAGCTGCTTGTATTGGTTGTGGCAAATGTGTTAAGGTCTGTCCTTTTGGTGCAATTGAGATGCGAGAGAATTTGGCATATATTGATTATAAAAAATGTAAGCTTTGCCGAAAATGTGTAACTGAGTGTCCGACTAAAGCAATTCATGAGATTAATTTTCCGCCGAAACTATCAAACCCAAAATTAGCGGATGAAATAAAAGTAAAAGAAATAAAGTCATGA